One stretch of Roseimicrobium sp. ORNL1 DNA includes these proteins:
- a CDS encoding PPC domain-containing protein: MKVSRFSTAAAAVSACALALAGSAMAAYPGFSTLKPNGAQRGTDAKVTITGERLDDFEGMIFMSPGFTMKSVDKVEKSKVELTLGVGADIPPGYYMMRVRTKTGISHMRPFFVGQFPNAEEKEPNNDFDAPQAATMNTTVEGLVTNEDVDYYKVTLKKGERLSLEVDGLRLGYVVFDPYIAVLNKDRFEIANSDDTILHRQDGFLTMTAPEDGDYTIMIRESSYRGAGNNYYRLHIGNFRRPEAVYPSGGKIGSTTKVRFIDSTGESFEEEVKLPADTDERYMLLPKSQGAPPSGNPFRVSAFDNTLEAEPNNDIATATTSAGDPIALNGIIGEAKDVDVFKMPLKKGMKLDLRCYAQTLGSPLDPVIGVMNEKGNSLGNNDDGGGLRRLDSKLTVNIPADGNYFIRVTDHLERGGPTFVYRLEVMASEPELAFSSPEYSVNDTHLRQFVAVPRGGRYATLVNVSRNNVSGDYKWVAPNLPPGVKLLNDVMPGSLPNTPLVFEATADAPLAGAAVPIKLTSVDPAVKTVGKLRQEFDMVRSGNVRYYSEIDDNLPVAVVEEAPYSLEIVKPTVPLVAQGLMDLKVVAKRKEGFKAPIRVFMMWKPPGISSLGEATIAEGQNECTFVLDANANVAAGKWNFVVMGEVEGGNGRVYNASPFCEVTTAPAYMTAPAMALAAVEQGKETELTCKLDGTLPFNGDAEASVIGVPDTISIEPAKINKDTKEVSFKVKTNEKSPIGKQGNLFVMVKVPVEGGITTHRIGVGSTLRIDKPRAAPAAAPAQVAANTKPGEAPKPAAAPAKPLSRLEQLRAEAQAKK; this comes from the coding sequence ATGAAAGTCTCGCGATTCTCCACCGCCGCAGCCGCCGTCTCTGCGTGCGCCCTCGCCCTGGCCGGCAGCGCCATGGCCGCCTATCCCGGCTTCAGCACGCTGAAGCCGAATGGCGCCCAGCGCGGCACCGATGCCAAGGTCACCATCACCGGTGAGCGCCTGGATGACTTCGAAGGCATGATCTTCATGTCCCCCGGATTCACCATGAAGTCCGTGGACAAGGTGGAGAAGAGCAAGGTCGAGCTTACCCTCGGCGTGGGTGCGGACATCCCGCCGGGCTATTACATGATGCGCGTGCGCACCAAGACGGGCATCTCCCACATGCGTCCCTTCTTCGTGGGCCAGTTCCCCAATGCGGAGGAAAAGGAACCCAACAACGACTTCGACGCTCCGCAAGCCGCCACCATGAACACCACGGTGGAAGGCCTGGTGACGAATGAAGACGTGGACTACTACAAGGTCACTCTGAAGAAGGGCGAGCGCCTGAGCCTGGAAGTCGATGGCCTGCGCCTCGGTTACGTGGTCTTTGACCCGTACATCGCCGTGCTGAACAAGGACCGCTTCGAAATCGCGAACTCGGATGACACCATCCTGCATCGCCAGGACGGTTTCCTCACCATGACGGCTCCGGAAGATGGCGACTACACCATCATGATCCGCGAGTCCTCCTACCGCGGCGCGGGGAACAACTACTACCGCCTGCACATCGGCAACTTCCGCCGTCCGGAAGCCGTGTATCCCTCCGGTGGGAAGATTGGCAGCACCACGAAGGTGCGCTTCATCGACAGCACGGGTGAAAGCTTCGAGGAAGAGGTGAAGCTTCCCGCGGATACCGATGAGCGCTACATGCTCCTTCCCAAGTCACAGGGTGCTCCGCCTTCGGGCAATCCCTTCCGTGTGTCCGCCTTCGACAACACGCTGGAAGCCGAGCCGAATAATGACATCGCCACCGCGACCACTTCCGCCGGCGACCCCATCGCCCTGAACGGCATCATTGGTGAGGCCAAGGACGTGGACGTTTTCAAGATGCCGCTCAAGAAGGGCATGAAGCTGGACCTGCGCTGCTACGCGCAGACCCTCGGCTCTCCGCTTGATCCGGTCATCGGCGTGATGAATGAAAAGGGAAACAGCCTCGGCAACAACGATGACGGCGGTGGCCTGCGTCGCCTCGACAGCAAGCTCACGGTGAACATCCCTGCGGATGGCAACTACTTCATCCGTGTGACGGACCACCTTGAGCGCGGCGGCCCCACGTTTGTGTACCGCCTTGAAGTGATGGCCTCCGAGCCGGAGCTCGCCTTTTCCTCACCTGAGTACAGCGTGAATGACACGCACCTGCGCCAGTTTGTGGCGGTGCCCCGTGGTGGCCGTTATGCCACGCTGGTGAACGTCTCGCGCAACAACGTTTCCGGCGACTACAAGTGGGTGGCTCCGAACCTGCCTCCCGGAGTGAAGCTGCTCAATGACGTGATGCCCGGCAGCCTGCCGAACACACCGCTCGTGTTTGAAGCTACGGCGGATGCACCCCTGGCTGGTGCTGCGGTGCCCATCAAGCTCACGTCCGTGGATCCTGCGGTGAAGACCGTCGGCAAGCTCCGTCAGGAGTTCGACATGGTGCGTTCCGGCAACGTGCGCTACTACTCGGAAATCGATGACAACCTCCCGGTCGCGGTCGTGGAGGAAGCGCCGTACTCGCTGGAAATCGTGAAGCCCACCGTGCCGCTCGTGGCGCAGGGTCTCATGGATCTCAAGGTCGTGGCGAAGCGCAAGGAAGGCTTCAAGGCACCCATCCGTGTGTTCATGATGTGGAAGCCGCCGGGCATCAGTTCCCTGGGTGAAGCCACCATTGCCGAGGGCCAGAATGAGTGCACCTTCGTGCTGGATGCCAATGCCAACGTGGCTGCCGGCAAGTGGAACTTCGTCGTCATGGGTGAAGTGGAAGGTGGCAATGGCCGCGTGTACAACGCGTCCCCCTTCTGTGAAGTCACCACGGCACCCGCTTACATGACCGCGCCTGCCATGGCCCTGGCCGCGGTGGAGCAGGGGAAGGAAACCGAACTGACCTGCAAGCTCGATGGAACCCTGCCTTTCAACGGCGATGCCGAAGCCTCCGTCATCGGCGTGCCTGACACCATCTCGATCGAGCCTGCCAAGATCAACAAGGACACCAAGGAAGTGAGCTTCAAGGTGAAGACCAATGAGAAGTCACCGATTGGCAAGCAGGGCAACCTGTTCGTGATGGTGAAGGTGCCCGTGGAAGGCGGCATCACCACGCATCGCATCGGCGTGGGTTCCACCCTTCGTATCGACAAGCCGCGCGCCGCACCCGCTGCTGCGCCTGCCCAGGTTGCCGCAAACACCAAGCCCGGCGAAGCGCCCAAGCCTGCCGCCGCTCCGGCCAAGCCGCTCTCGCGCCTGGAACAGCTCCGTGCCGAAGCGCAGGCGAAGAAGTAG
- a CDS encoding PSD1 and planctomycete cytochrome C domain-containing protein translates to MKHLTLRHTFGAGLVASFSLAGSVFAQPPAPSGPVDFTRDVQTLLETKCLECHNPAKVKGKLLMDTQANLLKGGEAGPGYVVGKPDESELIKRIVLPADHDDIMPPKGGPLTAQEIDVLKRWVAEGANWPQGLALRHRSAEELKALADFQRKLPTVTEVKILPDNYTLETKRDFNRVVVQAKFADATTQDVTQFANLKLVDDKIAKLDGDKLKPGADGKTELVATIGSTVVKAPVEVKSAQADREVSFRLDVMPVFLRSGCNQGGCHGAARGKDGFMLSLFGYDPAGDYNRITREMVGRRVNLAVPEESTLLEKSIGAVPHTGNDSFNKESDYYKVLIEWIQKGALDDKPDVAKVTGVEIFPTQTVLEGKGSKQQITVRAKYSDGTDRDVTDLVIFSSNNDPTAAVTKGGLVTSGDRGEAFVLARFDVFSIVSQVIVIPDALKYERPKLAEANYIDSLVNNKLDKLRILPSAIAGDEEYVRRVYIDLVGMYPSPDEVKTFVADANPEKRTALVDNLLQRKEFTEMWVMKWAELLQIRSGLNNNRPPFYKNALLYYNWLAERIGKNMPLNEIVIELLSSTGGTVSSPAVNFYQMEIDPLKLTENVAQVFMGMRIQCAQCHNHPFDRWTMDDYYGFQAFFMQIGRKQTDDPQEVVVYNSKGGEARQFLTKAVMKPKFLGGATPEIKAGEDRRAIMAKWMASPENPYFARNISNIVWAHFFGVGIVEPVDDVRISNPPSNPELMDELANRLTGYNYDFRKLIRDVVLSHTYQRTSQVNDSNESDKRNFSHSMVRRVRAEVLLDAISQVTETKNKFQGLPLGARAVQIADGAVSNYFLTTFGRAKRESVCSCEVKMEPTLSQALHLMNGDAVNDRIRQGGIIPKMLKDGKSETDIVNEVYLRAFGRKPNEKELAAINKALAETTDTKQAVLEDLFWALLNAKEFYFTH, encoded by the coding sequence ATGAAACACCTCACCCTGCGCCATACCTTTGGAGCCGGTCTCGTTGCGAGTTTCTCGCTCGCCGGTTCTGTCTTTGCGCAACCGCCAGCTCCCTCCGGACCGGTGGATTTCACCCGGGACGTGCAGACGCTTCTGGAGACGAAGTGCCTCGAGTGCCACAACCCTGCCAAGGTGAAGGGCAAGCTACTCATGGATACCCAGGCGAACCTGCTCAAGGGCGGTGAAGCCGGTCCCGGGTATGTGGTTGGAAAGCCTGACGAGAGCGAGCTCATCAAGCGCATTGTGTTGCCGGCGGATCATGACGACATCATGCCTCCCAAGGGTGGCCCGCTGACGGCGCAGGAGATTGATGTGCTGAAGCGCTGGGTCGCCGAGGGCGCGAACTGGCCGCAGGGACTGGCGCTCCGCCATCGCAGCGCGGAAGAGCTGAAGGCGCTCGCTGATTTTCAGCGGAAGCTTCCCACCGTGACGGAGGTGAAGATTCTCCCCGACAACTACACCCTTGAAACCAAGCGCGACTTCAATCGCGTGGTGGTGCAGGCGAAGTTCGCGGATGCGACCACGCAGGACGTGACGCAGTTCGCCAACCTCAAGCTGGTGGATGACAAGATTGCCAAACTCGATGGCGACAAACTCAAGCCCGGCGCCGATGGCAAGACCGAACTGGTGGCCACGATTGGCAGCACGGTCGTGAAGGCTCCCGTGGAAGTAAAGAGCGCCCAAGCGGATCGTGAGGTTTCCTTCCGCCTGGATGTGATGCCCGTGTTCCTCCGCAGCGGTTGTAACCAGGGTGGCTGCCACGGCGCTGCCCGCGGCAAGGATGGCTTCATGCTTTCCCTCTTCGGCTATGACCCAGCTGGCGACTACAACCGCATCACCCGTGAGATGGTGGGCCGTCGTGTGAACCTGGCCGTCCCCGAGGAAAGCACGCTTCTTGAGAAGTCCATCGGCGCCGTGCCGCACACGGGCAACGACAGCTTCAACAAGGAGTCGGACTACTACAAGGTCCTCATCGAATGGATTCAAAAGGGTGCCCTGGATGACAAGCCCGATGTGGCCAAGGTCACGGGTGTGGAAATCTTCCCCACTCAGACCGTGCTTGAAGGCAAGGGCTCCAAGCAGCAGATCACCGTGCGGGCGAAGTACTCCGACGGCACGGACCGCGACGTGACGGACCTGGTCATCTTCAGCTCGAACAACGACCCGACCGCCGCGGTGACCAAGGGTGGCCTCGTGACCTCCGGCGACCGTGGTGAGGCTTTCGTCCTCGCCCGCTTCGATGTGTTCTCCATCGTTTCCCAGGTGATCGTCATTCCTGACGCCTTGAAGTATGAGCGTCCCAAGCTGGCAGAAGCCAACTACATCGACTCGCTGGTCAACAACAAGCTCGACAAGCTGCGCATCCTTCCCTCCGCCATCGCCGGTGATGAGGAGTATGTGCGCCGCGTGTACATCGACCTCGTGGGCATGTATCCCTCGCCGGATGAAGTGAAGACTTTCGTGGCGGACGCCAATCCTGAGAAGCGCACCGCACTGGTGGACAATCTCCTGCAGCGCAAGGAGTTCACTGAAATGTGGGTGATGAAGTGGGCCGAACTGCTCCAGATCCGCTCCGGCCTGAACAACAACCGCCCGCCCTTCTACAAGAACGCGCTGCTGTATTACAACTGGCTCGCCGAACGCATCGGCAAGAACATGCCGCTCAACGAGATCGTGATCGAACTCCTGAGCAGCACGGGCGGAACCGTTTCCAGTCCGGCGGTGAACTTCTACCAGATGGAGATCGACCCGCTGAAGCTCACGGAGAACGTGGCGCAGGTCTTCATGGGCATGCGCATCCAGTGCGCCCAGTGCCACAACCATCCCTTCGACCGCTGGACCATGGATGACTACTATGGCTTCCAGGCCTTCTTCATGCAGATCGGCCGCAAGCAGACGGACGATCCGCAGGAAGTGGTGGTGTACAACAGCAAGGGTGGGGAAGCGCGCCAGTTCCTGACGAAGGCGGTGATGAAGCCCAAGTTCCTGGGCGGCGCCACTCCTGAGATCAAGGCTGGTGAAGACCGCCGCGCCATCATGGCCAAGTGGATGGCTTCTCCTGAGAACCCCTACTTCGCCCGCAACATCTCCAACATCGTGTGGGCTCACTTCTTCGGCGTGGGCATCGTGGAGCCGGTGGATGATGTGCGCATCTCCAACCCGCCCTCCAACCCTGAGTTGATGGACGAGCTGGCCAACCGCCTGACTGGCTACAACTACGACTTCCGCAAGCTCATCCGCGACGTCGTGCTCTCCCACACCTACCAGCGCACGTCGCAGGTGAATGACAGCAACGAGTCGGACAAACGGAACTTCTCGCACTCCATGGTGCGCCGCGTGCGTGCTGAGGTACTGCTGGATGCCATCTCCCAGGTGACCGAGACGAAGAACAAGTTCCAGGGCCTGCCCCTCGGCGCCCGCGCGGTGCAGATTGCAGACGGTGCCGTGTCGAACTACTTCCTCACCACCTTCGGCCGCGCCAAGCGTGAGTCCGTGTGCTCTTGCGAGGTGAAGATGGAGCCCACGCTCTCCCAGGCGCTGCACCTGATGAACGGTGACGCGGTGAATGATCGCATCCGCCAGGGCGGCATCATTCCGAAGATGCTCAAGGACGGCAAGTCCGAGACGGATATCGTGAACGAGGTCTACCTTCGTGCCTTCGGCCGCAAGCCGAACGAGAAGGAACTCGCTGCCATCAACAAGGCCCTCGCCGAAACCACCGACACCAAGCAGGCCGTGCTCGAAGACCTCTTCTGGGCGCTGCTGAATGCGAAGGAGTTTTACTTCACGCACTAA
- a CDS encoding ECF-type sigma factor: MNLNGNCIPSREASGYSCDLVSDVTCLLDAIRKGDPDAEEKLLHEVYAELRRLARARMAREQSGQTLQPTALVHEAWLRLGNGVRFENRAHFFGAAAEAMRRILVESARRKMRRKHGGELERVDFVEVEIAQPMPDDDLLVLDEALDRLAGVDARAAEVVKLCYLVGHTRQEAADVLGISLSTVERLWSFARAWLFREMEGMRNPPA; this comes from the coding sequence ATGAATCTGAATGGGAATTGCATTCCCTCCCGAGAGGCTTCCGGTTACTCTTGCGATCTTGTGAGCGATGTGACCTGCCTGCTCGATGCCATTCGGAAGGGCGACCCGGATGCAGAGGAAAAGTTGCTTCACGAAGTCTATGCCGAACTTCGCCGGCTGGCCCGCGCACGCATGGCCCGCGAGCAATCCGGCCAGACTCTGCAACCCACGGCGTTGGTTCATGAAGCCTGGTTGCGGTTGGGAAATGGAGTGCGGTTTGAGAATCGGGCGCACTTTTTTGGGGCTGCAGCAGAAGCCATGCGCCGCATCCTGGTGGAATCAGCACGGCGCAAGATGCGGCGGAAACATGGAGGTGAACTGGAGCGTGTGGATTTCGTGGAGGTGGAGATTGCCCAGCCCATGCCGGATGACGATTTGCTCGTGCTCGACGAGGCTCTGGACCGGCTGGCTGGAGTGGATGCACGTGCAGCGGAAGTCGTGAAGCTCTGCTACCTCGTGGGACACACCCGGCAGGAGGCGGCAGACGTTCTTGGCATCTCGCTCAGCACCGTGGAGCGGCTCTGGAGTTTCGCCCGCGCCTGGCTCTTCAGGGAAATGGAAGGGATGCGCAATCCTCCAGCATAG
- a CDS encoding tetratricopeptide repeat protein, giving the protein MASADRLIEVFNEAKARAAGPARDQFLADACGDDLQMREQVLSLLRADDGAGAFLEKTIPLPREIETEMARFKPEQAGDHIGPYTLREQLGEGGFGVVWVAEQVKPVRRTVALKIIKLGMDTRDVVARFEQERQALAMMDHPNIARVFDAGVTDHGRPFFVMELVHGVRITEYCDKANLPTVERLKLFISVCHAVQHAHQKGIIHRDLKPSNILVTLHDGVPVPKVIDFGVAKATQGRVVEQTIHTQFHQMIGTPLYMSPEQVELGGLDVDTRADIYVLGVLLYELLTGRTPFDAKVLLKAGYDEMRRVLREQEPQRPSTALTGMTQEKLSSVAQKRGSEPPKLIHAIRGDLDWIVMKCLEKDRARRYETANGLAADIQRHLDNDPVSACPPSAMYRFRKLARRHRGALAIACVATMAMLLGLAGLIVSNVLITQQKDEKVAALEQSKINEQAANRNAVKAREQEQIAEANELLARRRYYAAQMNLAMQAWHAGEMPRVLELLESQRPSPGEEDFRGFEWYYLWRLCQGGDRVPIRGHDQTVLGLAFSPNGKTLASASWDRTVRLWDTATGTEQKVLRCNHGPWEVAFSPDGKMLASSGQEAKTMILWDVESGKALQTIDGAVVGARFTPDGKSIVGGQHIASGNYIKEWDAASGQERSSFADSSFVIGLSVERGTVITSTGIDNGDEIRVWDWPSGKRRLTIPVRITTATSSPDCSRVAVSSWGKILLWDTTNGICKATYSLDSFARGLAFSPDGKRLAAGLENRRVVVYDIESGKQIAEDVHLDPIWGLAFSPNGKSLASSTLAGAIKLWDMMPAEEATTFSGIEPNPGLPEGSRRCLRFTPDSKSLLVGSKGLTRVIDVKAGKEVAVLPASGVGAISADGNVLVGSTADGGFELWDVRAGSKVPAISVSEGSKMPKVIVSPDGGTLASYYPWSSNSTVTLHDVTKAMTPRVLPSQSNTLSVISAAFSSDGKLLASGYHFQWVVVWDLATGEAKWRIYQEPGMMVVVSVAFSPDGKSLAIGTDGGAVTLWDMDTGKQRVAFRGHTSFVNALAFSPDSRVLATAGNDKTVRLWDVVTGQERGTLTGHTGAVMNVAFSPDGFTLATASGDGTVKLWRGATDALALAPRKDVPWIPSGPFILPTGAIALTEEALREAALRWPNEPEFLKRLAELLPSGGRMKEASMSLADVLLPGSYELYRDRSAVLREMGKLPEAEAALREAIRLKPDAGSLHLKLGEILEQQNKLPEAMAAYQEAVRLDSSDHDSRAKVGWTQFNMAKFAEAESEFRELIRLRPDYFDGYFGLGRALASQSKHAEAAVPLRVAIRLNPNHAGPHGSLAWVLMKLGQFPEAEMEFRAQHRLARPNSSFGLHGLGSALMKQRKYTEAMVPLRDLARLEPENYLPHETLGWAFLLTGEPAKAEAEFREVIRLKPTLVTGHWGLGRVLVEQRKYADAEAALREAIRLEPTHAEAPHWLRQALTGQGKPIDAEIESLKKLRKGQGEQDKNENTE; this is encoded by the coding sequence ATGGCCAGCGCGGATCGACTCATCGAGGTGTTCAACGAGGCGAAAGCCCGGGCCGCCGGTCCTGCGCGCGACCAGTTTCTGGCCGATGCCTGCGGGGACGACCTGCAGATGAGGGAGCAGGTGCTTTCGCTCCTGCGAGCAGACGACGGAGCCGGTGCGTTTCTTGAGAAAACTATCCCGCTGCCTCGCGAGATCGAGACGGAAATGGCGCGCTTCAAGCCGGAGCAGGCTGGCGATCACATCGGACCCTATACGCTGCGAGAGCAGCTCGGGGAGGGCGGCTTCGGAGTGGTATGGGTGGCCGAGCAGGTGAAGCCTGTGCGACGTACCGTCGCCCTGAAGATCATCAAACTCGGGATGGACACGCGCGATGTGGTGGCGCGCTTCGAGCAGGAACGGCAGGCGCTGGCGATGATGGACCACCCGAATATCGCGAGGGTGTTCGACGCCGGTGTCACCGACCATGGCCGGCCGTTCTTTGTCATGGAGCTGGTGCACGGGGTCAGAATCACCGAATACTGCGACAAGGCGAATCTGCCGACCGTCGAGCGCTTGAAGCTGTTCATCAGCGTCTGCCATGCAGTGCAGCATGCGCACCAGAAGGGAATCATCCATCGCGATCTCAAGCCCTCGAACATTCTTGTGACGCTGCACGATGGTGTGCCTGTACCCAAGGTCATCGACTTCGGCGTGGCCAAGGCGACGCAGGGGCGCGTGGTGGAGCAGACAATCCACACGCAGTTCCATCAAATGATTGGCACGCCGCTGTACATGTCACCTGAGCAGGTGGAGTTGGGCGGGCTGGATGTGGACACGCGCGCTGATATCTATGTGCTGGGCGTGCTGCTCTATGAACTGCTCACCGGCCGCACGCCTTTCGATGCGAAGGTCCTGCTGAAGGCTGGCTATGACGAGATGCGTCGTGTGTTGCGCGAGCAGGAGCCCCAGAGGCCGAGCACGGCCCTCACCGGCATGACGCAGGAGAAGCTGAGCTCGGTGGCGCAAAAGCGTGGCAGCGAGCCACCGAAGCTCATCCACGCGATACGCGGTGATCTCGACTGGATCGTGATGAAGTGCCTGGAGAAGGATCGCGCGCGCCGTTATGAAACGGCCAACGGCCTTGCCGCAGACATTCAGAGGCATCTGGACAATGACCCGGTATCGGCGTGTCCCCCGTCTGCCATGTATCGCTTTCGCAAGCTGGCTCGCCGCCATCGGGGCGCGCTCGCGATCGCTTGTGTTGCCACCATGGCCATGCTGTTGGGGCTGGCTGGGCTGATCGTCAGTAATGTGCTCATCACACAACAGAAGGACGAGAAGGTCGCGGCCCTTGAGCAGTCGAAGATCAACGAACAGGCCGCGAATCGCAACGCCGTCAAAGCCCGAGAGCAGGAGCAGATTGCCGAGGCGAACGAGTTGCTGGCCCGCCGTCGCTATTATGCGGCCCAGATGAACTTGGCGATGCAGGCGTGGCATGCCGGTGAGATGCCGCGCGTGCTGGAATTGCTCGAGAGTCAGCGGCCCAGTCCGGGCGAGGAAGACTTCCGTGGTTTTGAGTGGTACTACCTCTGGCGGCTCTGCCAGGGTGGAGATCGCGTGCCCATCCGCGGACACGACCAGACCGTTCTGGGACTGGCATTCTCGCCCAACGGGAAAACGCTGGCGTCGGCGAGTTGGGACCGGACGGTGAGACTCTGGGACACGGCCACGGGGACGGAGCAGAAGGTCTTGCGCTGCAACCACGGGCCTTGGGAAGTCGCGTTCTCTCCTGACGGAAAGATGCTGGCAAGCAGCGGCCAGGAAGCCAAAACGATGATTCTCTGGGATGTCGAATCCGGAAAGGCATTGCAAACCATCGATGGAGCGGTCGTGGGAGCGCGGTTCACTCCAGACGGTAAATCGATTGTCGGAGGCCAGCACATTGCCTCGGGGAATTACATCAAGGAATGGGACGCGGCCAGCGGACAGGAGCGATCCTCGTTTGCCGACTCCAGTTTCGTGATCGGTCTGTCCGTGGAACGGGGGACGGTGATCACGAGCACAGGCATAGACAATGGCGATGAGATACGCGTCTGGGACTGGCCGAGCGGCAAACGGCGACTGACGATTCCTGTGCGCATCACGACGGCAACCTCGTCCCCCGACTGCTCTCGAGTCGCCGTGTCGAGCTGGGGAAAAATCTTGCTGTGGGACACCACGAACGGAATCTGTAAGGCCACCTATTCTCTCGACAGCTTTGCTCGGGGACTTGCCTTCTCGCCGGACGGCAAACGGCTCGCCGCTGGCCTGGAAAACCGGCGCGTCGTGGTCTATGACATCGAGAGCGGCAAGCAGATTGCCGAGGACGTGCATCTCGATCCGATATGGGGCCTGGCGTTTTCACCCAATGGCAAGTCCCTCGCTTCCTCAACGCTCGCCGGGGCAATCAAGCTCTGGGACATGATGCCGGCGGAGGAAGCGACGACCTTTAGCGGAATTGAGCCCAATCCCGGACTGCCGGAGGGGTCCAGGAGGTGCCTCCGGTTCACGCCCGATAGCAAGTCGCTTCTTGTAGGAAGCAAGGGTCTGACCAGGGTGATCGACGTGAAGGCAGGCAAGGAGGTCGCTGTGTTGCCGGCCAGCGGCGTCGGGGCCATCTCTGCCGATGGCAATGTGCTTGTGGGAAGCACCGCCGACGGTGGGTTTGAACTTTGGGACGTGCGAGCCGGAAGCAAAGTGCCCGCCATTTCAGTTTCCGAGGGTTCGAAGATGCCGAAGGTCATCGTGTCCCCCGATGGCGGTACTCTCGCGAGCTACTACCCGTGGAGTTCGAACAGCACGGTGACGTTGCATGATGTGACCAAGGCCATGACTCCGAGAGTCCTGCCGTCCCAATCGAACACACTCTCTGTCATCAGCGCTGCATTCTCGTCGGATGGAAAGCTGCTGGCGTCAGGATACCATTTCCAATGGGTCGTCGTTTGGGACCTGGCTACGGGGGAGGCGAAATGGAGGATCTACCAAGAGCCGGGAATGATGGTTGTCGTCTCGGTGGCGTTTTCGCCCGATGGCAAGTCGCTCGCGATCGGGACCGATGGTGGAGCCGTGACGCTTTGGGATATGGACACGGGCAAGCAACGGGTCGCGTTCCGGGGGCATACCTCCTTTGTCAACGCGCTGGCCTTCTCGCCCGACAGTCGCGTCCTGGCCACCGCCGGAAATGACAAGACGGTCCGATTGTGGGACGTCGTTACCGGACAGGAACGCGGCACGCTCACCGGACACACGGGTGCAGTCATGAACGTCGCGTTTTCGCCAGATGGATTCACGCTCGCGACGGCGAGTGGGGACGGAACCGTGAAACTCTGGCGTGGCGCGACGGATGCCCTTGCCCTGGCCCCGCGCAAGGATGTTCCCTGGATTCCGAGCGGACCATTCATTCTCCCGACAGGGGCGATTGCATTGACCGAGGAAGCGCTCCGCGAAGCTGCGCTCCGCTGGCCGAATGAACCGGAATTCCTCAAGAGACTGGCGGAACTGCTCCCGTCAGGCGGCCGGATGAAGGAGGCCTCGATGAGTCTTGCAGACGTCCTACTGCCCGGCAGCTACGAATTGTATCGTGATCGATCCGCAGTCCTGCGCGAGATGGGCAAGCTGCCGGAGGCGGAGGCTGCGCTCCGGGAAGCCATCCGACTGAAGCCAGACGCAGGCTCGCTGCACCTCAAGCTTGGTGAGATTCTTGAGCAACAGAATAAGCTTCCGGAGGCGATGGCCGCGTATCAAGAGGCGGTCCGATTGGACTCGTCTGACCATGACTCACGAGCGAAGGTCGGGTGGACCCAGTTCAACATGGCCAAATTCGCCGAGGCTGAGAGCGAGTTCCGGGAGTTGATCCGCCTGAGGCCTGACTACTTTGATGGCTACTTCGGTCTGGGAAGGGCATTGGCCAGCCAGTCGAAGCATGCCGAGGCGGCTGTCCCCCTGCGCGTGGCCATTCGTCTCAATCCCAACCATGCTGGACCCCACGGCTCCCTTGCGTGGGTGCTGATGAAGCTGGGGCAGTTTCCTGAAGCTGAAATGGAATTCCGGGCACAGCATCGCTTGGCGCGTCCGAATTCATCGTTTGGTCTTCATGGTCTGGGCAGCGCCTTGATGAAGCAGCGCAAATACACCGAGGCGATGGTCCCACTCCGCGACCTCGCCCGGCTGGAGCCGGAGAATTATTTGCCGCACGAGACCCTGGGCTGGGCGTTCCTGCTTACCGGCGAACCAGCGAAGGCGGAAGCCGAGTTTCGCGAGGTGATTCGCCTCAAACCCACGTTGGTGACGGGACACTGGGGACTGGGCCGGGTCCTGGTGGAACAACGGAAATACGCGGATGCCGAAGCCGCGCTCCGAGAAGCCATTCGACTGGAGCCGACCCACGCCGAAGCACCCCATTGGTTGCGCCAAGCCCTCACCGGGCAGGGGAAACCTATCGACGCAGAAATCGAATCGCTGAAAAAACTAAGAAAAGGCCAGGGCGAACAGGACAAGAACGAGAATACGGAGTGA